The stretch of DNA CTCCACCGCCGGGTTCATCGACCCGGGCTTCGAGGGGCACATCACGCTGGAGCTTTCCAACGTGAGCACGCTGCCGGTCAAGCTCTGGCCGGGCATGAAGATCGGGCAGATGTGCTTCTTTGAGCTCAGCTCCCCCGCGGCACACCCGTACGGTTCGACCGGCGTCGGCTCGCACTATCAGGGTCAGCGCGGCCCGACCCCCTCGCGCTCCTACGTCAACTTCTACAAGGCCGAGATCAAGGACTGATTGAGAAGTTCGGCCCATTGGCATCAGCCGCCCCACCCGGCATCTTGTCGGGCGCAAAGATTGCCGCCGCTTGGGGCTCTCTCACACACCTTCGGCTGAGCCGACTGCCCGTACATGCAGAGATGATCACGGTTTTGGCCCCATTTCTGTGATTATCTCTGTATAACCGGTACTTTTACAGAGAAAATCACACTTTTCAGCCTACTTCTGTGATTATCTCTGCATCAACAGGGTCGATACAGAGATAATCACAATCCGCGCGACCGATAAACCCTGAACGTACCGCTCATGCGATGAAAATCAAGACTTTGGTCCTCTAATCCTGATTTTGCTCGCAGCTTGCGGCCGCCGAGCACGTTGGCGCGGGGTGCTGGGACAATTGAGGGTATGACTAACAAGAAGGGCCCGGTCAAAGGTTCGGGCGGAAAACATCGCAACGCATTGAAGGGCCGCGGGCCGACGCCCAAAGCCGAGGACCGCGTGTATCACAAGGCGTACCGCGCCAAGAAGCAGAATGAAAAGCGCCGGTTCGCCGATCCGCGACTGGCGGCTCGCCGTCGCGCGGCACACTACACTTCGGATTCCGACGATCTGGTGGTCGGCCGCAACGCGGTGCTCGAGGCGCTGCGCGTGGGTGTGCCGAGCACGCAGCTGTATATCGCCAATCGCATCGAGCACGACGATCGCACCCGCGAAATCGTGAAGCTCGCCGGTATGCAGGGGCTCAACCTGCTCGAGGCCGACCGGCTGGAGATGGATCGCATCGCACATTCGCGCAACCATCAGGGCATCGTTTTGAAGGTACAGCCCTACCAGTACCACACGCTGGCGGAGCTTGCCGATCGCGCGGACAAGAAGTCGCGCGCCATGGAAGAGGCCGATTCGCGCAGCGCCCGCATCAACGCGCGTCCGCTCTTCATCGCCCTCGACGGCGTCACCGACCCCCAGAATCTGGGCGCGGTCATCCGCTCGGCGGCCGCTTTCGGCGCCAACGGCGTCATTCTGCCGGAACGTCGTTCGGCTTCCGTCAACGCTGCGGCCTGGAAGGTCTCGGCCGGCGCCGCCGCACATCTGCCCGTGGCCCGCGTGGTCAATCTGACCAAGGCCATTGAAGCGCTGAAGGAGCGCGGCTACTACGTGGTCGGCCTTGACGGCGGCGGCGACGCCATCGTCGGCGAATCCGGCTTCGAAACCGACCCGTTGGTCGTCGTGCTCGGTTCGGAAGGCAAGGGCCTGAGCCGTTTGGTGCGCGAGGCTTGCGATTCCATCGCCGGCATCCCGATTTCCAGTGAAGTCGAGTCGCTCAACGCCTCGGTTGCCGCCGGCATCAGCCTTTACGCCGT from Bifidobacterium sp. ESL0800 encodes:
- the rlmB gene encoding 23S rRNA (guanosine(2251)-2'-O)-methyltransferase RlmB, coding for MTNKKGPVKGSGGKHRNALKGRGPTPKAEDRVYHKAYRAKKQNEKRRFADPRLAARRRAAHYTSDSDDLVVGRNAVLEALRVGVPSTQLYIANRIEHDDRTREIVKLAGMQGLNLLEADRLEMDRIAHSRNHQGIVLKVQPYQYHTLAELADRADKKSRAMEEADSRSARINARPLFIALDGVTDPQNLGAVIRSAAAFGANGVILPERRSASVNAAAWKVSAGAAAHLPVARVVNLTKAIEALKERGYYVVGLDGGGDAIVGESGFETDPLVVVLGSEGKGLSRLVREACDSIAGIPISSEVESLNASVAAGISLYAVSRARSKAGEQADNAE